A section of the Paenibacillus odorifer genome encodes:
- a CDS encoding deoxynucleoside kinase encodes MNPYNIPANAIITVAGTVGVGKSTLTGALAKRLDFQTSLEQVDHNPYLEKFYHDFERWSFHLQIYFLAERFKEQKKMFEMGGGFVQDRSIYEDTGIFAKMHADQGTMSKTDYETYTSLYEAMVMTPYFPHPDVLIYIEGSLPSILARINERGREMEIQTDVSYWEHMHGRYSKWINEFTACPVLRLNIDDYDVNDSASMADILTKVGNTIRKPVDKI; translated from the coding sequence ATGAATCCATATAACATCCCAGCTAACGCCATAATTACCGTGGCAGGAACCGTGGGGGTGGGGAAATCCACTTTAACAGGTGCTTTGGCTAAAAGGTTAGATTTTCAAACCTCGCTGGAGCAAGTTGATCATAATCCTTATCTTGAAAAGTTCTATCATGATTTTGAGAGATGGAGTTTTCATCTACAGATTTATTTCCTAGCCGAACGTTTTAAAGAACAGAAGAAAATGTTCGAAATGGGCGGTGGTTTTGTTCAAGATCGCTCGATTTATGAGGACACTGGTATTTTTGCTAAAATGCATGCGGATCAAGGCACGATGTCCAAGACAGACTATGAAACCTATACAAGCTTGTATGAAGCCATGGTCATGACACCCTATTTCCCGCACCCTGATGTGCTGATTTATATTGAAGGCAGTCTTCCTTCTATTTTAGCGCGAATTAATGAACGCGGCCGCGAGATGGAAATTCAAACGGACGTATCCTACTGGGAGCATATGCATGGCAGATATTCGAAATGGATCAATGAGTTTACAGCTTGCCCAGTGCTTCGTCTGAACATTGATGATTATGACGTAAATGACTCGGCATCAATGGCGGATATTCTCACGAAGGTAGGCAACACCATTCGTAAGCCTGTTGATAAAATATAA
- a CDS encoding collagen-like protein, whose protein sequence is MYALSCPDDKKCHKKKVATVFPSKRKRKEHRRKVIKKIVKVTCPPPEVNVTTPTVVGATGPQGPQGAQGLQGIQGAQGVPGAQGARGLQGAEGPPGPAGGPPGPQGPQGEPGPAGAIGPQGVAGPVGPQGAQGVPGAQGVVGPQGSQGLPGPAGAIGPQGFVGAPGAPGATGATGAPGAPGAPGAPGVAGATGAPGAAGAPGAAGAPGATGAPGAAGAPGATGAPGGVLGFADFFALMPPDNAATVAPGTDVSFPQNGPTSGTTIARTGPSSFNLAAIGTYQVLFQVSVTEAGQLILTLNGADLAYTVVGRATGTSQIVEMAIVQTTVINTILTVRNPAGNSTALTITPLAGGTRSVSAHLVITQLA, encoded by the coding sequence GTGTACGCATTGAGTTGTCCAGACGATAAAAAGTGTCATAAGAAAAAAGTCGCCACTGTATTTCCTTCGAAAAGAAAAAGAAAAGAACATCGTCGAAAAGTTATTAAGAAGATTGTAAAAGTCACTTGTCCTCCACCAGAAGTGAATGTTACTACACCGACAGTCGTTGGTGCTACAGGACCGCAAGGGCCGCAAGGAGCACAAGGACTCCAAGGAATACAAGGGGCCCAAGGCGTTCCCGGAGCTCAAGGAGCACGAGGACTCCAAGGAGCTGAAGGACCTCCAGGACCCGCCGGCGGACCTCCAGGACCCCAAGGACCTCAAGGTGAACCAGGGCCAGCGGGAGCGATTGGTCCACAGGGTGTAGCGGGACCCGTTGGTCCTCAGGGTGCCCAAGGCGTGCCGGGTGCCCAAGGAGTTGTAGGTCCTCAGGGATCGCAAGGTTTACCTGGTCCTGCAGGAGCTATAGGACCACAAGGTTTTGTAGGAGCACCGGGAGCACCGGGAGCAACAGGAGCAACAGGAGCACCAGGAGCGCCAGGAGCGCCAGGAGCACCAGGAGTAGCTGGAGCAACCGGAGCACCGGGAGCGGCCGGAGCACCGGGAGCAGCAGGAGCACCGGGAGCAACCGGAGCGCCGGGAGCAGCTGGAGCACCGGGGGCAACCGGAGCACCAGGAGGTGTATTAGGTTTTGCTGATTTTTTTGCCCTAATGCCTCCTGATAATGCAGCAACTGTAGCACCGGGCACAGACGTAAGTTTTCCTCAAAACGGACCTACCAGCGGGACGACAATTGCACGAACGGGTCCTAGTTCTTTTAATTTAGCAGCAATAGGGACTTATCAGGTGTTGTTTCAGGTTAGTGTAACCGAAGCAGGACAACTCATCTTGACTCTTAATGGCGCGGATCTCGCCTATACTGTAGTTGGACGCGCAACAGGTACATCACAAATCGTAGAAATGGCTATAGTGCAAACAACGGTTATTAACACCATCCTGACCGTTCGGAATCCTGCTGGTAACTCTACTGCACTTACTATTACTCCTCTCGCTGGAGGAACAAGATCTGTTTCAGCACATCTCGTTATTACACAATTAGCGTAA
- a CDS encoding MalY/PatB family protein: MKYDFDRVIDRRNTSSYKWDQSEKLFGEKDIMPLWVADMDFESPPAVKEAILRRAEQGVYGYSVPSDTYKEAITSWFKRRHDWQIKPEWISDSPGIVTSLSLSVELFTEPGDEVILQSPVYYPFYDVIQMNDRKVAKNPLIVRNGRFEMDYEQLEGLMLGGAKLLLLCSPHNPGGRVWEREELLKLGELCLRHGVTVISDEIHCDLALPGYEHIPFASLSEEIANITLTTLAATKTFNLPGLQSSFIVSSNPELKRKFDQKMKALSLHMASFFAQGAVQAAYNDGEEWLDELLQYVSDNVDYTISYLSEHLPQVHVMQPQGTYLLWVDCRELNLEIDGLKQLMHKEAKVAFNEGSVFGTEGKGHLRINLACPRSTLVEALERFCKAAAAYTKK, translated from the coding sequence TTGAAGTATGATTTCGATCGCGTAATTGACCGCCGTAATACTAGCTCTTACAAATGGGACCAATCCGAGAAGTTGTTTGGTGAGAAGGATATTATGCCGCTTTGGGTGGCAGACATGGATTTTGAAAGTCCTCCCGCAGTGAAGGAAGCCATTCTGCGCCGCGCAGAACAAGGAGTTTACGGTTACAGTGTACCTAGTGATACTTATAAAGAAGCCATCACGTCATGGTTTAAAAGACGGCATGATTGGCAGATCAAACCGGAGTGGATTTCAGATTCTCCCGGAATTGTAACTTCCTTAAGCCTCTCTGTTGAACTTTTTACTGAGCCTGGGGACGAGGTTATTTTACAATCGCCAGTTTATTATCCCTTCTATGATGTCATCCAGATGAATGACCGGAAGGTTGCCAAGAATCCGCTTATCGTCCGTAATGGGCGCTTTGAGATGGATTATGAGCAGTTGGAAGGGCTGATGTTGGGTGGAGCTAAGCTGCTGCTGTTATGCAGTCCGCATAATCCAGGCGGTAGAGTATGGGAAAGAGAAGAACTGTTGAAGCTCGGTGAACTGTGCTTGCGCCACGGAGTGACAGTTATCTCTGATGAGATCCATTGTGATTTGGCGCTTCCAGGGTATGAGCATATTCCTTTTGCATCTTTGTCTGAGGAAATTGCCAATATTACGTTAACCACACTTGCCGCGACCAAAACCTTCAATCTTCCGGGGCTTCAATCCTCTTTTATCGTGTCCTCGAATCCGGAATTGAAACGTAAATTTGATCAAAAAATGAAAGCCTTGAGCTTACATATGGCTAGTTTCTTCGCGCAAGGAGCAGTACAAGCCGCTTACAACGACGGAGAAGAATGGCTGGATGAGCTGTTACAATATGTATCAGATAATGTGGATTATACTATTAGCTATTTGTCGGAGCATTTACCACAGGTTCATGTGATGCAGCCGCAAGGAACCTACCTGTTATGGGTAGATTGCCGCGAACTGAACTTGGAAATAGACGGTCTGAAGCAGCTGATGCACAAAGAGGCTAAAGTTGCTTTTAATGAAGGTTCTGTTTTTGGAACAGAGGGCAAAGGCCATCTGCGGATCAATCTGGCTTGTCCGAGATCTACGTTAGTTGAGGCATTGGAACGCTTTTGCAAGGCAGCCGCAGCTTATACAAAGAAATAA
- a CDS encoding nucleoside hydrolase, with the protein MSKTRIIIDADTGIDDALAILYALRAPNVIVEGITTVFGNIDVEKAADNSLRLIELAKPGYEIPVAIGASKALVREHSGYATHVHGENGIGNVEIAPASQRPISETASEFIVRMANENPGEIVLVTLAHLTNLSMALDMDPGIKNTLKKVVVMGGTIFNPGNRTPVAEANIAGDPEAADHVFTSGLPVMMVGLDVTLKTRITQEHIDLLNRFGREENKAIISFMEQSLTHYFNFYREANFLINSAPLHDPLALMVALQPDLVTYKEMNVRVEHKGEFTSGMVVADLRAQPKVGKPIQVAVDVDVERAVGTFLSVFM; encoded by the coding sequence ATGAGCAAAACACGAATTATTATTGATGCAGACACAGGTATTGACGATGCACTGGCGATTCTATATGCCTTACGCGCTCCAAACGTAATTGTAGAAGGAATTACAACCGTTTTTGGGAATATTGATGTCGAAAAGGCGGCGGACAATTCACTGCGGCTAATTGAGCTTGCTAAGCCTGGTTATGAGATTCCTGTAGCGATCGGAGCATCCAAGGCACTTGTTCGTGAGCACTCAGGCTACGCCACTCATGTGCATGGTGAGAACGGTATTGGTAATGTGGAAATTGCTCCAGCCAGCCAGCGTCCCATTAGCGAAACTGCATCTGAGTTTATTGTTCGGATGGCTAATGAGAATCCCGGAGAGATTGTATTAGTCACACTGGCACATCTAACTAACCTTTCTATGGCGCTTGACATGGACCCTGGTATTAAGAATACTTTGAAAAAAGTAGTGGTGATGGGCGGTACGATCTTCAATCCCGGCAATAGAACACCGGTTGCGGAAGCGAATATTGCTGGGGATCCGGAAGCTGCTGATCATGTATTTACATCTGGACTTCCTGTTATGATGGTGGGTCTAGACGTTACGCTTAAGACGCGGATTACCCAAGAGCATATCGATTTATTAAACCGTTTTGGACGTGAAGAAAATAAAGCGATCATTTCGTTCATGGAACAATCGCTTACTCATTATTTTAATTTCTATCGTGAAGCGAACTTTTTGATCAACAGCGCACCGCTGCATGATCCACTCGCACTTATGGTTGCGCTGCAACCAGATCTAGTAACCTACAAAGAGATGAATGTTCGTGTGGAGCACAAAGGTGAGTTTACATCGGGAATGGTCGTAGCGGACTTGCGGGCTCAGCCAAAAGTAGGTAAACCTATACAAGTTGCAGTGGATGTAGATGTTGAACGAGCAGTGGGAACCTTTTTGAGCGTGTTTATGTAA
- a CDS encoding stalk domain-containing protein, whose product MNKRIGKLVLCLAISLGGTTALFHNTTQAATAGGVSIVLDGYPLPFPVEPVVMSGTTMVPFRAISEALGINVEWNQAQKKITATKTDTAGTKVVTLTLGSKNAGVNGAVVKLGVAPQTIRDTTMIPLSFFGQQFGAGVAWNQSTKTVSITSPKTELYTLGFYALSSYSEISLLPNFDAVAFGWSGIDKSGQFTTTGTDFKWPQAAGDVTPESIVTNAAAGGTAPYLMVFSGDTASELTKNLEDKQLQEQTITGIVDLATQKGFQGITLDLEGLGLTGDKAKVQADYNAFVKNLSQKAHAAGLKLTVILHPLNSSYKGYDYKTLGTLADDLVIMAYDYLQEKKVPEPMSLVDEGIRLALQQVSKDKLILGISVYSENESSVNSKVGLAKRYGLKGIAIWRLGLIGQPVWNEMGKSVEL is encoded by the coding sequence ATGAACAAGCGAATCGGTAAATTAGTATTATGTTTGGCTATTTCGCTAGGAGGCACCACGGCTTTATTCCACAATACCACACAGGCAGCCACAGCTGGTGGAGTTAGTATTGTGCTGGATGGTTATCCACTACCCTTTCCAGTAGAACCTGTTGTGATGAGCGGAACAACGATGGTGCCATTCCGAGCTATATCTGAAGCTTTGGGAATTAATGTCGAGTGGAATCAAGCGCAGAAGAAAATTACGGCTACCAAAACAGATACTGCAGGGACCAAAGTGGTAACCCTGACCCTTGGCAGCAAAAATGCAGGTGTTAACGGCGCGGTTGTGAAGTTAGGAGTTGCTCCGCAGACGATCCGGGATACAACGATGATTCCCCTTAGCTTCTTCGGCCAGCAGTTTGGTGCGGGTGTAGCTTGGAATCAATCTACGAAGACCGTATCTATTACTTCGCCGAAGACTGAGCTGTACACTCTTGGTTTCTATGCTCTGAGTTCTTATAGTGAGATTTCCTTACTTCCTAATTTTGATGCTGTGGCCTTTGGTTGGAGTGGGATTGATAAAAGCGGGCAATTCACCACAACGGGGACTGATTTCAAATGGCCTCAAGCGGCTGGTGACGTAACGCCAGAATCGATTGTCACGAATGCAGCGGCAGGTGGAACAGCTCCTTATCTGATGGTCTTCTCTGGAGATACCGCATCAGAGTTAACTAAGAACCTGGAAGATAAGCAGCTTCAAGAACAGACGATTACTGGAATCGTAGATCTTGCAACGCAAAAAGGATTCCAAGGCATTACCCTGGATCTGGAGGGCCTAGGTCTAACAGGTGATAAGGCGAAGGTGCAAGCAGATTACAATGCTTTTGTTAAAAACCTATCACAAAAAGCACATGCAGCAGGACTTAAACTTACCGTTATTCTTCATCCATTAAATAGTTCTTATAAAGGATATGATTACAAAACTTTAGGAACACTTGCAGATGATTTGGTCATTATGGCGTACGATTATTTACAAGAGAAAAAAGTTCCAGAGCCGATGAGTTTAGTTGATGAAGGCATCCGGCTTGCGCTTCAGCAAGTGAGTAAGGATAAGCTGATCCTCGGGATCTCTGTGTATAGCGAAAACGAATCTTCAGTGAATTCGAAGGTAGGACTTGCTAAACGTTATGGTCTTAAAGGAATTGCGATCTGGCGTTTAGGTCTGATCGGACAGCCTGTCTGGAACGAAATGGGTAAGTCAGTAGAGCTGTAA
- a CDS encoding class I SAM-dependent methyltransferase: MGNIIEYYSQFDEWGRLDREPLEFIINLHYIKQYLTTAQSILDNGAGPGKYAMELAKLGYNVTLSDLTPKLVEIAQQKVNELGLTEQFKGFHVLNATSLEGVSDESFDASLMLGPLYHLQEEEDRILAVKELFRVTRKNGIVFVAFQSRMRMTLTSLQFPQHWKPNDNMDSIQEFYDSGIFNHKDEGRFTGAYYFNIEDIKPFMEENGFRTIDLIGSSSLGALLTNEQKQYWTDRGEHEELFEFLINAAKDPSILGISSHLLYIGRRK, translated from the coding sequence ATGGGCAATATTATTGAATATTACTCCCAATTTGATGAGTGGGGAAGATTGGATAGGGAGCCGCTGGAGTTCATCATTAATCTGCATTATATAAAACAGTATTTAACTACCGCACAATCTATACTGGATAATGGTGCTGGGCCCGGTAAATATGCCATGGAGCTGGCGAAGCTGGGCTATAACGTAACGTTATCGGATCTTACCCCTAAGTTAGTTGAAATAGCTCAGCAGAAGGTTAATGAATTAGGATTAACTGAGCAATTTAAAGGTTTTCATGTGCTGAATGCAACTAGTTTAGAGGGAGTATCTGACGAAAGCTTTGATGCTTCTCTGATGTTAGGCCCTTTATATCATTTGCAAGAAGAAGAGGATCGGATTTTAGCAGTTAAGGAATTGTTTCGTGTGACAAGGAAGAATGGCATCGTATTTGTAGCCTTTCAAAGTCGGATGAGAATGACTCTTACATCCTTACAGTTCCCACAACATTGGAAGCCTAATGACAACATGGATTCAATACAAGAGTTTTATGATAGCGGGATTTTTAATCATAAAGATGAAGGTAGGTTTACGGGAGCTTATTACTTCAATATTGAGGATATAAAACCTTTCATGGAGGAGAATGGATTTCGAACCATTGATTTAATTGGTTCTTCTAGCCTCGGAGCATTACTGACAAATGAGCAGAAACAATACTGGACAGACCGGGGTGAGCATGAGGAGCTCTTTGAATTTCTCATTAACGCAGCAAAGGATCCATCCATTTTGGGGATTTCCTCTCATCTGTTGTATATAGGGCGAAGAAAATAA
- a CDS encoding AraC family transcriptional regulator, producing the protein MNNDYRVRIQTVLHFIEDNLDQEINLETLAEVSNFSKYHFSRVFSAITNKTPMTYLTERRLHHAVTYLETTNKTMLDISILCGFSSISSFNSSFRKLFKTTPSEMRRSMQEHSNYQLMSSNNQEELSPSKNYDVSININNNFLRRVWEMNIEVKELPSYQVAYVRHVGSYLETYKAWGTLSKWVEKNDLPSTEYFIGISLDDPSVTDEYSCRYDACITIPEEFVKEGDSSVEFKTLSGGLYALYPFYDTIDKLAIAYQSVYGQWLPNSDYEPDDRYALEFCMNDPYTDPEGKAKVDLYIPIKSVGGH; encoded by the coding sequence GTGAACAATGATTACAGGGTGCGTATTCAGACGGTTCTTCATTTTATCGAGGACAACTTAGATCAAGAGATAAATCTAGAAACGCTAGCTGAAGTTTCTAATTTTTCTAAGTATCATTTTTCTAGAGTTTTTTCTGCAATTACAAATAAAACACCAATGACCTATCTGACGGAAAGACGTCTACATCACGCGGTTACCTATCTTGAAACAACCAATAAAACCATGCTAGATATCTCAATTCTATGCGGTTTTAGTTCCATCTCAAGTTTTAATTCATCCTTTAGGAAACTGTTTAAGACAACCCCAAGCGAGATGAGAAGGTCAATGCAAGAACATAGCAATTATCAGTTAATGTCCAGCAATAATCAGGAAGAATTGTCTCCTTCTAAAAATTATGATGTGAGTATCAACATAAATAATAATTTTTTAAGGAGAGTATGGGAAATGAACATTGAGGTAAAAGAACTTCCAAGTTATCAAGTGGCATACGTAAGGCATGTTGGCAGCTATCTTGAAACGTATAAGGCATGGGGAACACTCAGCAAGTGGGTTGAGAAAAATGATTTACCCTCAACAGAATACTTCATTGGTATTTCTTTAGATGATCCCAGCGTGACTGACGAATACTCTTGTAGATATGATGCCTGCATAACCATTCCAGAAGAGTTTGTTAAAGAGGGTGATTCGAGCGTAGAGTTCAAAACTTTATCTGGTGGTCTTTATGCCTTATATCCGTTTTATGATACGATCGACAAATTGGCTATTGCCTATCAAAGTGTGTACGGTCAATGGCTACCTAATAGTGATTATGAACCGGATGATCGGTATGCGCTCGAATTTTGTATGAATGATCCATATACAGACCCTGAAGGTAAAGCAAAAGTTGATCTTTATATCCCTATAAAAAGTGTCGGTGGACATTAA
- a CDS encoding radical SAM protein, with protein MRYKALELDKPLTYELEGLEIGVTSNCNFRCDYCCAYNRNDGQSIKAKEVIRILDELPGLKRVRLSGGEVTLKFDDCVEIVTYCASRGIQTQLNSNGSLLNAERIGQLVSAGLTTIHISFNFTTAEAFSKYYNIHPSIYEKIRENITLFAATSVDTVLETLLFSETQDNMKEISDHVYAMGVRTHEIQNSIIMDHTGWKSIAAREQLKNAVSELIARKKEDTILYFTCMDRFMDALGFEEQPGVYFPHCIEGKKQLHLHGNGDILISELCHPVIIGNIYQGTSLKDLYNNMPAPLAQFLDKQPCPALDALFPQGIEV; from the coding sequence ATGAGATATAAAGCATTAGAGCTCGACAAACCGCTTACTTATGAGCTGGAAGGGTTAGAAATAGGGGTAACTTCGAACTGTAATTTCCGCTGCGATTATTGCTGTGCATATAATAGAAATGATGGACAAAGCATCAAAGCCAAAGAGGTCATCCGCATTCTGGACGAACTTCCAGGCCTTAAAAGAGTACGTTTATCAGGTGGAGAAGTGACGCTGAAGTTCGATGACTGTGTGGAAATTGTAACCTACTGCGCATCCAGAGGGATTCAGACACAACTGAATTCCAACGGCAGTCTTTTAAATGCTGAACGAATTGGCCAATTGGTTTCCGCAGGATTAACGACCATACATATTTCCTTCAATTTTACTACTGCGGAAGCTTTCTCAAAATATTATAATATTCATCCAAGCATTTATGAGAAAATAAGAGAAAATATTACCCTGTTCGCCGCAACAAGTGTAGATACTGTGCTGGAGACGCTGCTGTTCAGTGAAACCCAGGATAATATGAAGGAGATCAGCGATCATGTCTACGCAATGGGCGTGCGCACACATGAAATTCAGAACAGTATTATCATGGATCATACAGGGTGGAAGTCGATTGCTGCGCGGGAACAATTAAAGAATGCAGTGAGTGAGCTGATCGCACGGAAGAAAGAAGATACGATTCTGTATTTCACCTGCATGGACCGCTTTATGGACGCCCTTGGGTTCGAAGAGCAGCCGGGTGTGTATTTTCCTCACTGTATAGAGGGGAAGAAGCAGCTTCATTTGCATGGAAATGGCGACATTTTGATTTCAGAGCTTTGCCATCCGGTGATTATCGGCAACATTTATCAAGGAACTTCACTAAAAGATTTATACAATAATATGCCAGCGCCATTGGCACAGTTTTTGGATAAGCAACCTTGCCCAGCGCTGGATGCATTGTTTCCACAAGGCATAGAAGTTTAA
- a CDS encoding bile acid:sodium symporter family protein, producing the protein MPLLTPTAIVVGVLNESRLLPFTGLVPWIFAVMTLIGSLKSNLKDLLGVLLKPQKLIILMVILHIVMPLIGWLAAMAFFPGDPYTVTGYVLLFAIPTGVVSVVWVSMYGGNIALTLALILIDTLLSPIVVPGTLYLLMGASVEIQLGDMMKGLLWMVVIPSVVGMLLNQWTKGKVNTVCGPPLAPFVKVGLFVVVSINGASIARYLKHPDGKLAIIIGVTFITVVLGYVIGALVSRRFRFSYEDSVAVQFNSGMRNLSAGAVLAVKYFPPAVALPVISGMLFQQILAAMSGLFLRSRTKRLLSEGALMQVNTASQIEPSASSRTDDRSC; encoded by the coding sequence ATGCCGTTATTAACACCCACAGCCATCGTGGTCGGTGTGCTTAACGAAAGCAGACTGCTGCCGTTCACAGGTCTCGTGCCCTGGATTTTCGCTGTAATGACGCTGATCGGTAGCTTGAAGTCCAACCTAAAGGACCTGCTAGGGGTACTTCTGAAACCCCAGAAGCTGATTATTCTAATGGTAATTTTACATATTGTAATGCCGCTGATCGGCTGGCTTGCAGCCATGGCTTTTTTTCCGGGAGATCCATATACAGTGACTGGTTATGTATTGCTGTTCGCGATTCCTACAGGTGTTGTAAGTGTGGTATGGGTGTCGATGTACGGAGGAAATATTGCATTGACATTAGCCCTTATTCTGATTGATACGCTCTTGTCGCCAATTGTTGTCCCGGGTACCTTATATTTGCTGATGGGAGCGAGTGTGGAAATTCAGCTAGGTGATATGATGAAAGGGCTGCTATGGATGGTAGTCATTCCTTCTGTAGTTGGGATGCTGCTGAATCAATGGACAAAAGGGAAAGTCAATACGGTATGTGGACCGCCGCTTGCTCCATTTGTTAAAGTCGGATTATTTGTAGTTGTTTCTATTAATGGGGCCAGCATTGCCCGTTATCTGAAACATCCGGATGGCAAATTAGCGATCATAATTGGAGTGACCTTCATAACCGTTGTGCTTGGCTATGTAATCGGAGCTTTGGTGTCACGCCGTTTCCGCTTTAGTTATGAAGATTCCGTGGCGGTGCAGTTTAATTCGGGTATGCGGAATTTAAGTGCGGGAGCTGTATTAGCAGTGAAATATTTTCCTCCTGCTGTCGCGCTTCCAGTAATTTCGGGGATGTTGTTCCAACAAATACTCGCTGCGATGTCTGGTCTATTTTTACGTAGTAGAACTAAACGACTGTTAAGTGAGGGTGCATTAATGCAAGTGAATACTGCCTCTCAGATAGAACCCTCTGCTTCTTCTAGGACAGATGATAGGTCTTGTTAG